The following are encoded in a window of Microcaecilia unicolor chromosome 14, aMicUni1.1, whole genome shotgun sequence genomic DNA:
- the SDR39U1 gene encoding epimerase family protein SDR39U1 isoform X1: MRDVQWPVCNPFPPPEAVMRVLVGGGTGFVGRTLTSLLKSNGHEVTIISRNPGPGRITWQELPSKGLPPCDAAVNLAGENIMNPLRRWTEEFKKEVTNSRVDTTQILARAIARAEKPPEAWVLVTGVSFYAPSETVEYDEDSAGGNYDFASRLVTAMEAAARIPGDSAAAGVTRGVMVRAGFVLGRDGGAIPSMLLPFRLGLGGPIGSGCQNLPWIHVADLAGIIAHVLESKNVTGVLNGVAPSFNTNRDFARALGAALRRPTILPLPAFMVNAIFGSERGVMLLEGAKVRPRRTLESGYRYAFPELGPALRDILS; the protein is encoded by the exons GTGGAGGAACAGGATTCGTGGGCCGCACCCTGACGAGTCTGCTAAAGAGCAATGGTCATGAAGTCACTATTATCTCAAGGAACCCCGGCCCTGGTCGCATCACGTGG CAAGAGCTCCCAAGCAAGGGTCTGCCCCCCTGTGATGCTGCTGTCAATCTTGCTGGGGAAAACATAATGAATCCTCTCAGAAG GTGGACTGAGGAGTTCAAGAAGGAAGTCACCAACAGCCGAGTTGACACCACTCAAATTTTGGCCAGGGCCATTGCTAGAGCTGAGAAGCCCCCTGAAGCTTGGGTGCTGGTCACAGGCGTCA GTTTCTACGCCCCTAGTGAGACGGTGGAGTATGACGAGGACAGTGCCGGCGGGAATTATGACTTTGCTTCACGCCTGGTGACGGCAATGGAGGCTGCAGCAAGGATCCCTGGTGACAGTGCTGCAGCGGGAGTCACACGGGGAGTGATGGTGCGAGCAG GTTTTGTCCTAGGACGTGATGGAGGCGCCATTCCCTCCATGCTCTTACCCTTCCGTTTGGGCCTGGGGGGCCCCATTGGCTCGGGATGCCAGAACCTTCCCTGGATCCATGTGGCAGACCTGGCAGGGATCATCGCCCATGTCCTGGAATCCAAAAATGTGACGGGCGTCTTGAACGGTGTGGCCCCTTCCTTCAACACCAACAGGGACTTTGCCCGGGCCCTGGGCGCGGCCCTGAGGCGGCCCACAATTCTCCCACTCCCTGCCTTCATGGTGAACGCAATCTTTGGCTCAGAGCGTGGGGTGATGCTGCTGGAAGGTGCCAAGGTGCGGCCCAGGCGGACACTGGAGAGTGGGTACCGCTATGCTTTCCCAGAGCTGGGGCCCGCGCTAAGAGACATCCTGTCCTAG
- the SDR39U1 gene encoding epimerase family protein SDR39U1 isoform X2, translating to MRDVQWPVCNPFPPPEAVMRVLVGGGTGFVGRTLTSLLKSNGHEVTIISRNPGPGRITWQELPSKGLPPCDAAVNLAGENIMNPLRRWTEEFKKEVTNSRVDTTQILARAIARAEKPPEAWVLVTGVSFYAPSETVEYDEDSAGGNYDFASRLVTAMEAAARIPGDSAAAGVTRGVMVRAGRDGGAIPSMLLPFRLGLGGPIGSGCQNLPWIHVADLAGIIAHVLESKNVTGVLNGVAPSFNTNRDFARALGAALRRPTILPLPAFMVNAIFGSERGVMLLEGAKVRPRRTLESGYRYAFPELGPALRDILS from the exons GTGGAGGAACAGGATTCGTGGGCCGCACCCTGACGAGTCTGCTAAAGAGCAATGGTCATGAAGTCACTATTATCTCAAGGAACCCCGGCCCTGGTCGCATCACGTGG CAAGAGCTCCCAAGCAAGGGTCTGCCCCCCTGTGATGCTGCTGTCAATCTTGCTGGGGAAAACATAATGAATCCTCTCAGAAG GTGGACTGAGGAGTTCAAGAAGGAAGTCACCAACAGCCGAGTTGACACCACTCAAATTTTGGCCAGGGCCATTGCTAGAGCTGAGAAGCCCCCTGAAGCTTGGGTGCTGGTCACAGGCGTCA GTTTCTACGCCCCTAGTGAGACGGTGGAGTATGACGAGGACAGTGCCGGCGGGAATTATGACTTTGCTTCACGCCTGGTGACGGCAATGGAGGCTGCAGCAAGGATCCCTGGTGACAGTGCTGCAGCGGGAGTCACACGGGGAGTGATGGTGCGAGCAG GACGTGATGGAGGCGCCATTCCCTCCATGCTCTTACCCTTCCGTTTGGGCCTGGGGGGCCCCATTGGCTCGGGATGCCAGAACCTTCCCTGGATCCATGTGGCAGACCTGGCAGGGATCATCGCCCATGTCCTGGAATCCAAAAATGTGACGGGCGTCTTGAACGGTGTGGCCCCTTCCTTCAACACCAACAGGGACTTTGCCCGGGCCCTGGGCGCGGCCCTGAGGCGGCCCACAATTCTCCCACTCCCTGCCTTCATGGTGAACGCAATCTTTGGCTCAGAGCGTGGGGTGATGCTGCTGGAAGGTGCCAAGGTGCGGCCCAGGCGGACACTGGAGAGTGGGTACCGCTATGCTTTCCCAGAGCTGGGGCCCGCGCTAAGAGACATCCTGTCCTAG
- the SDR39U1 gene encoding epimerase family protein SDR39U1 isoform X3: MNPLRRWTEEFKKEVTNSRVDTTQILARAIARAEKPPEAWVLVTGVSFYAPSETVEYDEDSAGGNYDFASRLVTAMEAAARIPGDSAAAGVTRGVMVRAGFVLGRDGGAIPSMLLPFRLGLGGPIGSGCQNLPWIHVADLAGIIAHVLESKNVTGVLNGVAPSFNTNRDFARALGAALRRPTILPLPAFMVNAIFGSERGVMLLEGAKVRPRRTLESGYRYAFPELGPALRDILS; this comes from the exons ATGAATCCTCTCAGAAG GTGGACTGAGGAGTTCAAGAAGGAAGTCACCAACAGCCGAGTTGACACCACTCAAATTTTGGCCAGGGCCATTGCTAGAGCTGAGAAGCCCCCTGAAGCTTGGGTGCTGGTCACAGGCGTCA GTTTCTACGCCCCTAGTGAGACGGTGGAGTATGACGAGGACAGTGCCGGCGGGAATTATGACTTTGCTTCACGCCTGGTGACGGCAATGGAGGCTGCAGCAAGGATCCCTGGTGACAGTGCTGCAGCGGGAGTCACACGGGGAGTGATGGTGCGAGCAG GTTTTGTCCTAGGACGTGATGGAGGCGCCATTCCCTCCATGCTCTTACCCTTCCGTTTGGGCCTGGGGGGCCCCATTGGCTCGGGATGCCAGAACCTTCCCTGGATCCATGTGGCAGACCTGGCAGGGATCATCGCCCATGTCCTGGAATCCAAAAATGTGACGGGCGTCTTGAACGGTGTGGCCCCTTCCTTCAACACCAACAGGGACTTTGCCCGGGCCCTGGGCGCGGCCCTGAGGCGGCCCACAATTCTCCCACTCCCTGCCTTCATGGTGAACGCAATCTTTGGCTCAGAGCGTGGGGTGATGCTGCTGGAAGGTGCCAAGGTGCGGCCCAGGCGGACACTGGAGAGTGGGTACCGCTATGCTTTCCCAGAGCTGGGGCCCGCGCTAAGAGACATCCTGTCCTAG
- the SDR39U1 gene encoding epimerase family protein SDR39U1 isoform X4 produces the protein MGFAFRAGFYAPSETVEYDEDSAGGNYDFASRLVTAMEAAARIPGDSAAAGVTRGVMVRAGFVLGRDGGAIPSMLLPFRLGLGGPIGSGCQNLPWIHVADLAGIIAHVLESKNVTGVLNGVAPSFNTNRDFARALGAALRRPTILPLPAFMVNAIFGSERGVMLLEGAKVRPRRTLESGYRYAFPELGPALRDILS, from the exons ATGGGCTTTGCTTTCCGTGCAGGTTTCTACGCCCCTAGTGAGACGGTGGAGTATGACGAGGACAGTGCCGGCGGGAATTATGACTTTGCTTCACGCCTGGTGACGGCAATGGAGGCTGCAGCAAGGATCCCTGGTGACAGTGCTGCAGCGGGAGTCACACGGGGAGTGATGGTGCGAGCAG GTTTTGTCCTAGGACGTGATGGAGGCGCCATTCCCTCCATGCTCTTACCCTTCCGTTTGGGCCTGGGGGGCCCCATTGGCTCGGGATGCCAGAACCTTCCCTGGATCCATGTGGCAGACCTGGCAGGGATCATCGCCCATGTCCTGGAATCCAAAAATGTGACGGGCGTCTTGAACGGTGTGGCCCCTTCCTTCAACACCAACAGGGACTTTGCCCGGGCCCTGGGCGCGGCCCTGAGGCGGCCCACAATTCTCCCACTCCCTGCCTTCATGGTGAACGCAATCTTTGGCTCAGAGCGTGGGGTGATGCTGCTGGAAGGTGCCAAGGTGCGGCCCAGGCGGACACTGGAGAGTGGGTACCGCTATGCTTTCCCAGAGCTGGGGCCCGCGCTAAGAGACATCCTGTCCTAG
- the LOC115456943 gene encoding protein KHNYN-like: protein MSRAEGWILDEFAICQEWEGAVREERRRIEKLFGVELNILGVLGRVQGPQEIQGAQQIWLQLLGLRDNLKKAKDYIKGLCNPEMTEPFSYPKDMHCIFLGATGLFLNCLVSGTSASISLMAHGSLQISGLTESVVMAHSRIHEFVERYQKNTRLPEEQEARVKREFKDLVEAYIDKHSMDLLILPNSVKEELLNLVREVALHKDETNLAQKGQNPNSGLLDLPEPWKKPEISDVCPRNLVRSQEGGQRRHVLQKRASRPMPDYSDSSPDELLGCPEPRNHQKRTETSGEPGVAQIYLYNEDNLQRHGVTPAQGDMLDQNGQLQKLPGLRKAVSQSNGEEEKEEEDEELGQSVLTSSGTEKEFSMLLNFFKTMGYEERMVKKVLAEEGVQEPSEILDRLQVEQEPPRPGSPTLGSHSGERMETAGADNEYLLEVLKSAIENCGYSPSEITDLKEGSLATLLRKLNEGRAPGTEDPKITERRYHGSPTRRVPCGPPNHRPWTVVVPEVSVPKDDSSLTSGSSTPGIRQASMQEPVEDVCPATAGTWAVAEGGSSSGQQAVSVVTGVQRFNEAMQTPFQLNLRNKPGKDNLRHIIIDGSNVAMVHGLNQFFSCRGIALAVQYFWDRGHRELTVLVPQWRMKKDSKAKEQHFLTELNAVGLLSFTPSRVVEGRRITPYDDRFLLQLAEQTDGGVILTNDNLRDMAQESGKWKVIIKERLLQFTFAGDIFLVPDDPLGRNGPGLDQFLSKTQKPRSRAGKSHTFAGQRNPVQVPPHPAPRTEILTPWNQKVGSGTEDSRAAEGGERPRLRHETLRLRKKLLDIFAEQEVKVDFILQVEPYTQDLNKLSELILNLRV, encoded by the exons ATGTCGCGGGCTGAAGGGTGGATACTGGACGAATTTGCCATCTGCCAGGAGTGGGAAGGAGCGGTGCGCGAGGAGAGGCGCCGTATCGAGAAGCTATTTGGCGTGGAGCTGAACATCCTTGGGGTCCTTGGCCGGGTTCAGGGGCCCCAGGAGATCCAGGGGGCCCAACAGATCTGGCTGCAGCTGCTGGGCCTGAGGGACAACCTCAAGAAAGCAAAG gATTATATCAAAGGACTCTGCAACCCAGAAATGACTGAACCCTTCTCCTACCCCAAGGACATGCACTGTATCTTTCTAGGGGCCACTGGGCTCTTCTTGAACTGCCTTGTCAGTGGAACCTCTGCCAGCATCTCATTGATGGCCCACGGTTCCCTACAGATCTCAGGGTTGACCGAGTCGGTGGTCATGGCTCACAGTCGGATCCATGAATTTGTGGAACGCTACCAAAAGAACACCAGGCTGCCTGAGGAGCAGGAAGCTAGGGTGAAGAGAGAATTCAAAGACCTGGTGGAAGCTTACATTGACAAACACAGCATGGACCTCTTGATCCTGCCTAATTCCGTGAAGGAGGAGCTGCTCAACCTAGTGAGGGAGGTGGCTCTCCATAAAGATGAGACTAACCTTGCTCAGAAAGGCCAGAACCCAAACAGTGGACTTCTAGATCTACCTGAGCCTTGGAAAAAGCCAGAGATTTCAGACGTCTGCCCTAGAAACTTAGTTAGGTCTCAAGAAGGTGGCCAAAGAAGGCATGTATTGCAAAAAAGAGCATCCAGACCCATGCCAGATTACAGTGATTCTTCTCCAGATGAGCTGTTAGGTTGCCCTGAGCCCAGAAATCACCAGAAAAGAACAGAAACAAGTGGGGAGCCTGGAGTTGCCCAAATATATTTATACAATGAGGATAATCTCCAAAGACATGGAGTCACACCAGCCCAAGGAGATATGCTAGACCAGAACGGGCAACTTCAAAAGCTCCCTGGACTACGGAAAGCCGTTTCTCAATCCAAtggtgaggaggagaaggaggaggaggatgaagagCTAGGCCAGAGTGTCTTGACATCCTCAGGGACAGAAAAGGAGTTCTCTATGCTCCTAAACTTCTTCAAGACCATGGGATATGAGGAAAGAATGGTTAAGAAGGTGTTGGCAGAAGAAGGAGTTCAGGAGCCATCAGAGATCCTGGACAGACTACAAGTTGAGCAGGAGCCTCCGAGGCCAGGCAGCCCCACTCTGGGGAGTCATTCAGGTGAAAGGATGGAAACAGCAGGGGCAGATAACGAGTACCTACTGGAGGTGTTGAAATCGGCAATAGAGAATTGCGGGTACTCGCCAAGTGAAATCACAGACCTGAAGGAAGGTTCCTTGGCAACCTTGCTGAGGAAGCTTAATGAGGGTAGAGCTCCAGGCACTGAGGACCCCAAGATAACCGAGAGGAGATACCATGGATCTCCAACCAGAAGAGTCCCCTGTGGCCCTCCCAACCACAGGCCATGGACAGTAGTAGTTCCTGAAGTCAGTGTCCCGAAGGATGACAGTTCCTTGACATCAGGCTCCTCCACCCCTGGCATCAGACAGGCATCAATGCAAGAGCCAGTAGAAGACGTTTGTCCAGCCACAGCAGGGACCTGGGCGGTGGCAGAGGGCGGGAGCAGTTCTGGGCAGCAGGCAGTTTCTGTGGTAACAGGAGTACAGAGGTTCAACGAGGCAATGCAGACACCCTTCCAGCTGAACCTGAGAAACAAACCAGGAAAGGATAACCTGCGACATATCATTATTGACGGAAGCAACGTGGCCATGGT GCACGGTCTCAACCAATTCTTCTCCTGCCGGGGCATTGCTCTAGCTGTGCAGTATTTTTGGGACCGGGGACATCGTGAGCTCACTGTCCTTGTGCCCcagtggaggatgaagaaggACAGCAAAGCTAAAG AGCAGCACTTTCTGACCGAGTTGAACGCCGTGGGACTTCTCTCCTTCACACCCTCCCGCGTTGTGGAAGGCAGACGGATAACACCGTACGATGACAG ATTCCTGCTGCAGCTTGCTGAGCAGACGGACGGTGGTGTGATCCTCACCAACGACAACTTGAGGGACATGGCTCAGGAGTCTGGGAAGTGGAAAGTGATCATTAAGGAAAG GCTGCTCCAATTCACCTTTGCTGGAGACATCTTCCTGGTTCCGGATGATCCACTGGGCCGAAACGGGCCAGGTCTGGACCAGTTCCTGAGCAAGACACAGAAACCCAG GTCCAGGGCTGGGAAGAGCCACACGTTTGCAGGCCAGAGGAACCCAGTCCAGGTcccaccacaccctgccccacgcACAGAAATCCTGACGCCATGGAATCAAAAGGTAGGAAGTGGCACAGAGGACAGTAGAGCAGCAGAGGGAGGAGAAAGACCACGGCTGCGACACGAGACACTTCGCCTGCGTAAGAAGCTACTGGATATCTTTGCAGAGCAGGAAGTGAAGGTGGACTTTATACTGCAGGTTGAGCCCTACACTCAAGATCTCAATAAACTCTCTGAGCTCATACTGAACCTGAGAGTCTGA
- the CBLN3 gene encoding cerebellin-3, producing the protein MSLAYILLFGLTIDFTWAWNGTDALILEGKCLVVCDSNPIGEASSQGTALGVNPQGGSGKVAFSAIREANLEPANTSNRTIVYFDQIIVNIGNSFYIEESVFVAPRKGLYSFTFHVVKTYNRKTIQVTLMLNDWPVISAFAGDQNVTREAAINSVLVLMEKGDEAYLKLERGNLMGGWKYSTFSGFLVFPL; encoded by the exons ATGTCTTTGGCCTACATCTTGTTATTTGGGTTAACAATAGACTTTACCTGGGCCTGGAATGGCACTGATGCCCTCATTCTGGAAGGAAAGTGTCTGGTGGTGTGTGATTCGAACCCCATAGGGGaggccagcagccaaggaacggCATTGGGAGTGAATCCACAGGGGGGCTCTGGGAAGGTAGCCTTCTCCGCCATAagggaagcgaacctggagcccGCCAACACCAGCAACCGGACGATTGTTTACTTCGACCAG ATTATTGTAAACATTGGGAATAGCTTCTACATTGAAGAAAGCGTCTTCGTGGCCCCCAGAAAAGGCCTCTATAGCTTCACATTTCACGTGGTGAAGACCTACAACAGGAAAACCATACAG GTGACCCTGATGCTAAATGACTGGCCAGTCATCTCGGCTTTTGCCGGTGACCAAAATGTCACTAGAGAGGCAGCCATTAACTCGGTGCTGGTGCTAATGGAGAAAGGCGATGAGGCCTACCTGAAGCTGGAGCGGGGGAACCTAATGGGAGGATGGAAGTACTCCACCTTCTCTGGATTCCTAGTCTTCCCACTCTAA